A genomic segment from Geitlerinema sp. PCC 7407 encodes:
- the rimK gene encoding 30S ribosomal protein S6--L-glutamate ligase: MKIAILSQKASLYSTRRLKEACEKRGHDVRVIDYLRCYMNIASHKPSIMYQGKLLEGFDAVIPRIGASQTFYGTAVVRQFEMMDVFTANESQAISRSRDKLRCLQLLAREGIGLPVSGFAHSTKDIEGLIGIVGGAPLVIKLLEGTQGIGVVLAETYQAAKSVIEAFRGLNANILVQEFIKEADGADLRCFVVGGKVVAAMKRQGGPGEFRSNLHRGGTATAIKLTPEERSTAVRAAKIMGLNVAGVDLLRSNHGPVVMEVNSSPGLEGIEEATQVDVASKIVMFLEKNATRPKGRDRVQH, from the coding sequence ATGAAAATCGCGATTCTCTCTCAGAAAGCTTCGCTCTACTCCACCCGCCGTCTCAAGGAAGCGTGCGAAAAACGGGGCCACGACGTCCGGGTCATCGACTATTTGCGCTGCTACATGAATATTGCCTCCCACAAGCCGTCGATCATGTACCAGGGCAAGCTGCTGGAGGGCTTTGACGCAGTGATTCCGCGCATCGGGGCGTCCCAGACCTTTTATGGGACGGCGGTGGTGCGCCAGTTCGAGATGATGGACGTGTTTACCGCCAATGAGTCCCAGGCGATCTCGCGATCGCGGGACAAGCTGCGCTGTCTCCAGCTCTTGGCCCGCGAAGGCATCGGCCTGCCGGTCAGCGGCTTTGCCCACTCCACCAAGGATATCGAGGGCCTGATCGGCATCGTGGGGGGTGCGCCCCTGGTGATCAAGCTCCTCGAAGGCACCCAGGGCATCGGGGTGGTGCTGGCGGAAACCTACCAGGCCGCCAAGTCGGTGATTGAAGCTTTTCGGGGCCTCAACGCGAATATTTTGGTGCAGGAATTTATCAAAGAAGCTGACGGGGCCGACCTGCGCTGCTTTGTGGTGGGGGGCAAGGTGGTGGCAGCCATGAAGCGCCAGGGCGGGCCGGGAGAGTTTCGGTCCAATCTCCACCGGGGCGGCACGGCCACGGCGATCAAGCTGACGCCGGAGGAGCGCAGCACGGCGGTGCGGGCCGCCAAAATCATGGGGCTGAATGTGGCGGGGGTGGATTTGCTGCGATCGAATCACGGGCCGGTGGTGATGGAGGTGAACTCATCCCCGGGCCTAGAGGGGATCGAGGAGGCCACCCAGGTGGACGTGGCCAGCAAGATTGTTATGTTTTTAGAGAAAAATGCAACACGGCCCAAGGGGCGCGATCGCGTGCAGCACTGA
- a CDS encoding ATP-dependent zinc protease translates to MEKIESLPIIGWREWLALPELGISAIKTKVDTGARSSALHAFDLRRFCQAGQEWVRFTIHPYQHDLQQTVVATARVIDERQVRTSSGHTELRPVIHTPILLGGCQWPIEITLTNRDVMGFRMLLGRQAIRQRFLVDPGHSFLLSSLRLPLRSPTSRSQPL, encoded by the coding sequence ATGGAGAAAATCGAATCTCTGCCCATCATTGGCTGGAGAGAGTGGCTGGCCCTGCCCGAGCTAGGCATTTCGGCCATCAAAACCAAGGTAGACACCGGGGCGCGCTCTTCTGCGCTCCACGCCTTTGACCTTCGGCGCTTTTGTCAGGCCGGCCAGGAATGGGTCCGCTTCACCATTCACCCCTACCAGCACGACCTGCAGCAGACCGTGGTCGCGACCGCCCGCGTCATTGATGAGCGCCAGGTGCGGACCTCTAGCGGCCACACAGAGCTGCGTCCGGTCATTCACACGCCGATTCTCTTGGGGGGCTGCCAGTGGCCCATCGAAATCACTCTCACCAACCGAGACGTGATGGGGTTTCGGATGCTGTTGGGGCGTCAGGCCATTCGCCAGCGATTTTTGGTGGACCCTGGCCACTCGTTTTTGCTTAGTTCCCTGCGGCTGCCGTTGCGATCGCCCACTTCCCGCTCTCAGCCTCTATGA
- a CDS encoding Coenzyme F420 hydrogenase/dehydrogenase, beta subunit C-terminal domain produces MTSVQPHKKAKALKSSSRRPAKELCSECGLCDTYYIHYVKEACAFLNQQIADLEAEAHGRSRDLEQWDDCYFGVHQTMMAARKQQPIEGAQWTGIVSSLAIEMLNRGWVEGVVCVQNTESDRFGPQPVIARTPEEILAARVNKPTLSPNLSVLELVEQSGLKKLLVIGVGCQIQALRAVQDKLGLEKLYVLGTPCVDNVSRDGLQKFLETTSRSPETVVHYEFMQDFRVHFKHEDGSIEKVPFFGLNTKELKDVFAPSCLSCFDYVNSLADLVVGYMGAPFGWQWIVVRNDRGQEMLDLVMDQLETQPVMSKGDRRAAVQQSIPAYEKGVTLPMWAAQLMGVVIEKIGPKGLEYARFSIDSHFTRNYLYVQRNHPEKLADHVPDYAQRIVGQYQLPQS; encoded by the coding sequence ATGACCTCGGTGCAACCTCATAAAAAAGCCAAAGCTTTAAAATCCTCTAGTCGCCGTCCGGCCAAAGAACTGTGTAGCGAATGTGGCCTGTGCGACACCTACTATATCCACTATGTCAAAGAAGCCTGCGCTTTTCTCAATCAGCAGATTGCGGACCTAGAAGCCGAGGCCCACGGGCGATCGCGCGATCTCGAGCAGTGGGACGACTGCTACTTTGGCGTTCACCAGACCATGATGGCGGCCCGCAAGCAGCAGCCCATCGAAGGAGCCCAGTGGACCGGCATCGTCAGCAGTCTGGCCATCGAGATGCTCAATCGGGGCTGGGTTGAGGGCGTGGTGTGCGTCCAAAATACCGAGAGCGATCGCTTTGGGCCGCAGCCGGTGATCGCCCGCACCCCCGAAGAGATCCTGGCCGCCCGCGTCAACAAGCCGACCCTTTCTCCGAACCTGTCGGTGCTGGAGCTAGTCGAGCAATCCGGCCTCAAGAAGCTGCTGGTGATCGGCGTGGGCTGCCAAATCCAGGCCCTGCGAGCCGTCCAGGACAAGCTCGGCCTCGAAAAGCTCTACGTCCTCGGCACGCCCTGCGTCGACAACGTCAGCCGCGACGGCCTGCAAAAGTTCTTGGAAACCACCAGTCGATCGCCTGAAACCGTCGTCCACTACGAGTTCATGCAGGACTTCCGGGTCCACTTTAAGCACGAAGACGGCTCCATCGAGAAGGTCCCCTTCTTTGGCCTCAACACCAAAGAGCTCAAGGACGTGTTTGCCCCCTCTTGCCTGAGCTGCTTTGACTACGTCAACTCCCTGGCGGACCTGGTGGTGGGCTACATGGGCGCGCCCTTTGGCTGGCAGTGGATCGTGGTGCGCAACGATCGCGGCCAAGAGATGCTGGATCTGGTGATGGACCAGCTGGAGACCCAGCCGGTGATGTCCAAGGGCGATCGCCGGGCCGCCGTGCAGCAGAGCATCCCCGCCTACGAAAAGGGCGTCACCCTGCCCATGTGGGCCGCCCAGCTGATGGGGGTCGTGATCGAGAAAATCGGTCCCAAGGGCCTGGAGTACGCCCGCTTCTCCATCGATTCTCACTTCACGCGCAACTATCTCTACGTCCAGCGCAACCACCCCGAAAAGCTGGCGGACCACGTACCAGACTATGCCCAGCGCATCGTGGGCCAGTACCAGCTGCCCCAATCGTGA